Below is a window of Lacrimispora xylanolytica DNA.
ATTGTTATTCCCTGTTCCAGAATGGGGATTGCAACGATTGAAATCGTTATTTTCTTATCTTTAAAAACTGCCCGTATAGCCATGGAAGTTTTGCTGTTGTTGACAAAACGAAGATCAGGACCACTATAACCGTCATAGCTTACCATGGCATCTTCTCCTGGTATAACATAAGATGGCTCGAAGCTGTGAGGATGGCGTTCGGTTGTTTTAATTCCAGCCAGTATAATGGCATTATATAAGGTGGAGGAGACCTGACATACCCCTCCGCCTGGCTCCTCAACAAATTCTCCGTTTCGATAGGCCCCGGCTGGCTTATACCCCCGTTCAACCGTTCGGTTTCCTGTGGTCTCATTAAAGGAGAAGGCTTCACCAGGGTATATGACAAGGCCATCCAGTGCATTGACAGCTAGTTTTATATTATTGTTTCTGTTTTCATTGTTGGTAGCAACGGTTTCAAATGTTCCAATCACCTGATACTTTTCTTTCACCTGAGAAGCCGTTAGGTCTGGTGGCTGTTTTACCGCTTCGGCTTCCACTTCTTCATTGAATTTCTTTTGGTTTACACGACTCATGATTTTATCTGCTGTCTTGTCTTCATCAATCTTGATTCCATTTTCTCCGTCTGAATAAATCCATTTGTTATTATCCTTATCACGCCCGGTAAGCTGTGCATTGACAGGGTTTTTATTCCACTTAGCTGCTGCATCTTTTACCTGACTTCTTACGCGTTCTTTTGCATCGGCCAAATCGAGGGTATACTCTCCGTCTTCATTCTTTGAGTAAATCTCCTCCAGAAGTTCATCAATCATTCCAGGAAATGGATTCTTTAACTCCAAAGACTGTTCTTTATATTTAAGTCTTATGTTCCACGAATAGTATTCCAACAACGTTTCTCTTGCTTCTTTTTTATTCAGCCCCGTAATAGAAACCCCATCCACCTTTATTTCGTTTAGCGATTCCGTCTCTGTATCGGTTTCCATCATAGTCTCTATGCTTTGCTCTATGGTATTGGTCACTAAAATATCTGTCTTTCGTTTATTCTTTGAGACAGAAGCCCTTACAAAAATGGCTAACCCTATGAATATTACCACAAATATCACAGCCTGTTTGGCAAATCTTCTTCCGGCCCAAAACTTTCGTTTTCCCATTTTATCCTGTTTTCTTATATGATTTCTTTCTCTATCGCCTTTATGGCGCATATTGAACACTCTCCCTTTTTTTGGCATTGGCGATATCAGACACTTCATTAATCTAACACATAAATATGGGGATTTTATGGGGATAAAAACAGCATCGTCAAGGATGCTGACGATGCTGTTTGATTGGTGCTTTTATTTCAGTGGCAGGATGATTGTAAAGACAGCTCCTTTGTCCGGGCCGTTTTCTGCTGTTATCTTCCCTCCATGTTTTTCTACAATAGCCTTTGTAATTGATAGACCAATTCCCATCCCTCCGGTCTTCTTGCTTCTTGATTTATCCACCCGGTAAAACCGGTCGAACAAATAGGGCAAATCCGTATTTGGAAAACCAATTCCAGTATCATATACCAGTACCCGTATCTGCTTCCCATTATTTTTGTATTCCACCGTGATCGTCCCGCCTCTGGGGGTGTAGGCCAATGCATTGGAAATCAGATTTACCATGCACTGCTTGAATCGGTTATAATCGGCGTACACAGGTGATTTTTCTGGTACGATCTGAAGCAGATTAATTTCCTTTTCTTTTGCCTTTAACTCAAAATCCCGGAATACAGCCTGATTCATTTCTTCAAATTCAAACATGGTCTGATCCAGGATCTGATTTCGATTCTCCAGATCATACAGTTCCTTTAATTGGTCCACAATCTTTACCAGTCGCAGGATTTCTCCATGGCAGCTCTCCAGACGGCTCTCCGTTGCTTCCCATACACCATCTATCATTGCCTCCATATGGCTTTGAAGATTGGTTAAAGGAGTACGAAGCTCATGGGCCACATCGGTAGTGATCTGCCGTTTTTGTTTTTCCTCCATTTCAAGAGCCTTGGACATTTCATTAATGGAATCTATTAATTTATTTGTTTCCACGACAGGAGAACGAGTTTTTGTCTGTGCACCGTATTCTCCTCCGGCAATTTTCTGAGCCAGGCAAATGACACTTGTAATGGGTTTTGTTACGATCCACGCGATTAAAAAGCCCAGTACGATTACAAGAAAAATAGCCGCACCCCCGATAAACAAAAGAGAGCTGTTTAAATCTTTCATCAGACTCAGCTCCTGATCGTTTAGTGAATACGGTCCATAATAGCCTATTTTCAGCGTTCCTGTGACTTTGTCTTTCTGTTTCAGTGTAAAGGTTTCTTCTAAATAGCTGCCATTAAAATTGGGATATTTCCGTTGCATGGTATTTTCCGCATGTCTCAGTACTATGTTACACTCTTCCGCCCGGTGGCTTTTCGCATCCCAGTCAATTTGCTTGTTGGTTGACTGGACATGAATGATCATGCCATTTTGCAAGGCAGCATAGCCAATGATTTCAATTCCTTCTTTCTCATACATTTCTGTCTTTGAATTATATAACTGATCAATTTGAGTCTTGATCTGTTCCATCTGATTTCTTTGCTGTTTTCTCGCATACTGTTCAAAAATATCATCTGCCGTTAAATTGAATAGGATGCTGAGGGCAAAAATTATGAGCAGTGCAATGGCTGAATAGGATACAATTAAAGTGTTTTTTAAGGTTAATTTCATAGCTCTGCTCCGGCAAATTTATATCCCATCCCATGGACTGTGATAATATAAACTGGTTTTTTCCTGTTGTCTTCGATCTTTGTTCGGATGCTTTTAATATAAGTATCAATGCTTCTGTCATAACCATCAAAATTATCATCGAGAGCAAAGGTAATTAACTGCTCTCTGGTAAATGTCCTGTTTGGGGCTTTGGCAAGGGTAATGAAAATCTTATACTCCGTAGGGGTAAGCCCGGCTTCTCTTCCCCTGATTTTCACATTCCGGTTCTCAAAATCAATGACCAATTCTCCCTGACGAAAGAAAAGAGGAACGCCTGTAAGCTGGTCACTTTCCACTCTTCTTAAGACCGCTTCAATCTTTGCGACTACCGTTCTTGGGCTGAATGGTTTAAAGATATAATCGTCCGCTCCCACGTTCAGTCCCTTAATGAGATCCTGCTCTTCCGTCTTTGCGGACACCATAATGATGGGTACCCGGGAATTCATGCGAATCATCTGACAAATCTGTTCCCCCATAATATCCGGCAGCATCAGGTCTAAGATAACCAGAGAAACGTCATGATTCCGAAACAGTTCCATGGCATTGGCTCCGTCATAAGCACAAAGAATATCATATCCCGCTTTCTCTAAGTATGCCTGTAAAACTTCCACTATTTTTTCTTCATCATCCACAATCAGGATGGTTCGGTTCTTTTTCATATCAGCTTCCTCATTTTGTAAATATAAACTTCCCTTTGCGCTTCTAAAACAATGAAACGGTTGGTTACATTGTTTGTTTTCCTCAGATATAGTAGCAAAATTATATGGGGAAAATATGATGATTCTCTGAAATAACTATGATTTCATACTATATTTCTTATCCATCATACGTCTTATACCAATAAAGACCAGTGCTCCAATCAGGGAACCCATCAAAGCTGCCCCTAGAACATCACTGGGAAAGTGAACAAATAGATATAACCTTGAAAAGGCAATCAAACAGGCCAGCGGGATGGCTATATAACCAAACTTTCTATTGCTCATCGTAAGAATGGTGGCTGAAATGGCTGAGGAAAGGGTATGTCCTGACGGAAAGGAATAGTCGGTTGGATTTGTAATTAAAAGTGTAATCGTATCTTCTATCCAGTTGGGCCTTGAACGGCCAATCAAATTTTTCAGAAGCAGATTTCCAATCAAAAGCCCTGCCATCAGTCCAACAAGAAGCGTAATTCCATAGGTTCTGTATCGCATGGTACACAATAATACAAATGCTGTCAGGAGCCAAATAAATCCACTGTTTCCTAGCCATGTAATCTTAGGCATTAAAAAATCCAGTGCAGGACAGTGAAACGTATCTCGTATCCAATATAAAACTGTCCAATCAATCTTTGTAATGAATTCTACCATCTTGTACGCCTCTTTTATTGTATTATTTTATTTTTCAACTCTTACCGATGATATATTTAACCAACGATTACCATTTTACTTTCTATTGCATTTCTCTTATTATATCCTATCTATATCATGCTATAAACCATCAATGTCATTCCTGATCTGTTCGAATTTTTCATCCAAAAACAAAATTTTATCATTGTTACTATGATTTAGATATATTTCGTCACAGTATTTTGGTATTATAAAATACCCCGAAGGAGATACTATAGCTCTAATAAATCATGCATAATAAGGAGGTCAAGAGGAATGAGAAGTTTACAAAGTATGGTTGTGGAAGGATTAATTAAAATAATTATGAGACAGGCCGATCCCACCACTTACATGGAGAAAAGAAGGAAAGAAAACGCATCTCCCTATGTCCTTCCTGTTAATTCGCAGAAAAAATACAGAATAAAGAAGCTTAGTTCTTATTCATTGGACACTTATATGCTAAAGTCGGCCTCAAATCCAGATAAGAGACAAATTTTATTCCTGCCTGGCGGAGGATATATCGAGCAGCCGCTCCTGTGGCATTGGCGCTTTTTATACCAATTATCTCAAAAACTAAATGGAACTATTACGGTCCCCATCTATCCCAAAGCACCGAATCATCAATATAAGGAGTCCTTTGATAAGGTTCTCCCCATTTATAAGGATTTATTAACAAAGACGTCCCCAGAAAACATTGTGATTATGGGAGACTCTGCCGGAGGAGGCTTTGCACTGGCCTTTTGTCAATTACTATTAAAGGAAGGAATCTCGCAGCCAGGCAACATCATACTTCTGTCCCCCTGGCTGGACATTGCTTTACGTAATCCACAAATTGCACCTATGATAAAAATGGAACCTATGCTGAATCTTAAACTTTTAAGAATGGCCGGCAAGGCGTATGCTGGAGATACTGACACGAGTGATTACTTATTAAGCCCAATTAATGGCCCAATCAATGGTCTTGGAAAAATCTCATTGTTTATCGGTACCCACGAATTCTTTCTGCCTGATGCCCGAAAATTTAAAATGCTGGCAAAAAAGCAGAATGTTTCTATTAATTACTTTGAATATCCCAAAATGAATCATGTTTTCCCTGTCCTCCCGATTCCAGAGGCCAGGCTTGCTATGAAGCAAATAATAAATATCATAGAAGGAAATCAAATAACGTAAGAAGCATTCTTACAGCCACAGGCATTCATACCTGTGGCTGTGTGAAAGAATCTATTAATTACATACAATTTCCTTTATCACCATGTCATCGCCCTCCAGAATTTCCATATCCCTTCCGTTGCAATCAGGGCAGTTTAAGTCGTTGTATACTGCATTAAAAACCCTGTTGCAGTTTTTACATTTCACAATGCCGGGAATGACGATGAGCTCCAGCTCAGTTTTTTCCATAAACGTCTTATAAGAAGCTGCTGGCCAGCTTTTTTCCAAGTACCTGGGGACGATACCGGAAAGCTCACCAACTTCAATGACAAGCTTGTGAACTTCTGTTACGTTCTGTTCCTTTACAATGCGCTCAATGGTATGAACCATAGAATTTAATACACCAAGCTCATGCATGATTCCTTCTCCCTTTCTCCTATCCCCGACTGCCAACGCTTTCTTTGAGGGTGGCTTTCGCAATCTTCCCGGTACGTACAATTGCATTGGCTGCAATCTTTACCGGAAGTTTTTCATACGTATTGGGAATCGTGTCATAGGTTCGTTCCAAATGAATGGCATCAAATTTACACTTCGTGGTACACATGCCACACCCCAGACACATATAAGGGTCGATTTCAACTGCACCGCAGCCAAGGCAGCGTTCCGTCTCTCTTTTTAGCTGCTCCTCGGTAAAGGTCATACGTTCATCCTGAAAGCTCCCTTTTTTCTCAGAGGAATGGCCCGCTCTTTGACGAGGCGTCATATCAAAATCCTGTAAGCCAATGGCAACATTATTCTTATCAAAAGCATGAAATTCCCGGCGGTCACGGCCAAATACCAGAGACTGTCCCGGCTGTACATAACGGTGAATGGAGATTGCAGCTTCTTTTCCTGCTGCTATGGCATGAATTGCATATTTAGGGCCGGTAAAGCAATCACCGCCGACAAATACATCCGGTTCCAACGTCTGTAAGGTCAGATTGTCTGCTTTTGCAGTACCGCCCTTATGAAACCCCACCTTACTGTCTATTAGAAGACCGCCCCATGCAATGGACTGACCGATGGAGATCAGGACAGCATCCGCTTTTACGGTCAGGGTATCATCTTCATCGTATTGTGGACTGAAATGTTTGTTTTCATCGAACACACGGAGGCAGCGCTTAAATTCTATACCGCTTACCTTACCATCTTCTGTCAGAATGCGCTTAGGGCCCCAGCCATTATGAAAAATAACGTTATCTTCCTTGGCTTCTTCAATTTCCTCCGGTAATGCCGGCATCTCACCGGGACTTTCCAGGCAATAAAGATCCAAAAAGTCTGCTCCTTGCCTAACCCCTGTACGTGCAACATCCATGGCTACATTACCGCCTCCAATTACAACTACATGGCCAGATAGTTCTGCCTTTCTTCCAAGGTTTACATCCCGAAGGAAATCAACGCCGGAGATTACACCCAAAGCCTCCTCCCCTTCGATGGAAAGACTTCTGCCTCCCTGTGCACCGATTGCCAGATAAAAGGCTTCATACCCTTCTTTCCTCAGCTCTTGAAGCGTAACATCCTTACCCACTTCAATTCCTGTTTGAAAGGAAACGCCCATCTCTTTAAGAACATCGATTTCCGCATGAAGAACGTCTTTTTCCAAACGGAAGGCCGGAATACCCAGGGAGAGCATACCGCCAAGCTTTCCTTCCTTTTCAAATACCGTGACCTGATAACCATCAATTGCCAGGTAATATGCACAGGAAAGGCCGGAAGGTCCGGAGCCCACCACTGCAATTTTATTGCCAAGATGATAGCGCATAGGCGGGATATATCGTATGGAGCCATCTAGTTCCTTATCTGCAATGAATTTTTTGATTTCATCAATGGAAACAGGTTCATCAATATCTCCCCGGGTGCATTCACTTTCACAACCATGGGGACAAATCCGCCCGCAGACCGCTGGAAATGGATTTTCTTTCTTAATAAGCTCCAGCGCTTCCTGGTAACGGCCATGAGCAGCAAGCTTTATATAACCCTGTACCGAAATATGTGCCGGGCAGGCAGTTTTACAGGGAGACGTTCCTTCTTCTGTTACATCTTCCCGATTTTCCCGATAATCCACATTCCAGTTGCTTTCCTTCCAGATATGATCCCGGGCGGTAGGTTCTGCTTTTATGGTTATCGGGGTTTTGGAGCAAAGCTTTTGTCCAAGCTTTAACGCGTTTACTGGACAATGCTCCACACATTGTCCGCAGGCTACACAATTTTCTTTCTTTATCTTTGCCGTGAAATTGGAACGTATGGCATCTGGCGTGTTAAAAAGGGTTGCAAGCCTTAAAGAAAAGCAGGAGCAGCCGCAGCAGTTACAAATTGCCGCCGATTCTCCCAGTCCATCGGTATGGGGCATTTCATGCATCAGACCATTATTTTCTGCAAATTGAATCAATTCTTTTGCTTCTTCCCGTGAGATTTTACGTCCTCTTCCCGTTTTTATGTAATATTCGGCTCCTTCTCCCATCTGAATGCAGATTTCCTGTTCCAGATGACCGCAGCCCTCATTCATGACACGGCGTGACTGGCGGCAGGAGCAGTCAGAGACCGAAAAAGTGTCGTATTTATCCAGATAATAGGAAAGGCGTTCCCAAGGCTTTGTTCCAGGGATATCTTTGATGGCCTCTTCCACTGGGATCACACGCATCATAGCCATTCCCTGAGGAAATTTTGCTGCCATGGGTGCAAGCCGCAGTCTGGTGTACTCTTCAAAGGCTTTTCCGATCTCAGGGTGTTTATTTAGCTGTTCCCGGTTATTTACCATCATTTCCAGCATACCAGGTGCAAATATATTTACAAAAAACCTTTCTTTGTGGTCTTCCTTATCCTTCCACACTTTAGCCACACCAGTTATGGCCAGCTGCTCCAACAAAGATTTCGTTTCCTTTTTGCTCTTTCCCGAACGCTTTGCAATATATTCAAACGTTCGAGGTTTACGCAGTCCGATAATCATAGCTATGTCAGCCATATCATCTGTTACAACACAGTTCAGAGAGTAGTATTCAGGAGAATTCTCATCAATTTTATTCATGACTCCGGCAATGCCACCTACCATCTTAGCCAGCTTTACAATTTTAGGTCTTAATTCACTCATAATTTCCTTTCCCGCGCTTGTTTACGCATATAAAGTTTATGATTATTTTTTAAGATCGTTATTTTTTTATCACTCACACCATGATTTTACTGCATTGTTTAACCAGTCGGTCCATTCCTTTATCCCTTCATTCTTTAACGCACTAATGGGTATAATAATGGCATTGGGATTACGAAGTCTGATATCAGCTTTACATGTTTCCAGATCAAAATCAAAGTATGGCATTACATCCACCTTGTTTATCAGCACTACATCACAGACAGAGAACATCAACGGATATTTCAGGGGCTTATCGTCTCCTTCTGGTATTGAGAGAATCATTGCATTTTTTACTGCGCCCGTATCAAATTCAGCAGGGCATACCAGATTGCCTACATTTTCTAATATGACAAGGTCAAGTCCGTCGGTATCAAGACCTTCTAACCCTTGCCGGGTCATCTCTGCATCCAGATGGCACATGCCGCCGGTATGAAGCTGAATGGTCTTTACACCCGTTTTCTGAATGGTTCTTGCATCTACGTCTGAATCAATGTCTGCTTCCATGACTCCAATACGAAGCCGATCCTTTAAAGCTTCAATGGTACGGGTCAGGGTAGTCGTCTTACCAGCACCGGGACTTGACATGAGGTTAAGTAAAAAGACCTTCTTATCCTTTAATTCCTCACGAAGCTTTGAGGCCTGTAAGGAGTTGTCTGAAAAAAATACTTGTTTTTATCTCAAGAACCTTGAAATCTTCCAAGTGTCACGCTCCTTTCTTTTTATTCTCTTTTTTTGTCATCTGCTTTCCTGTCAATCACGTTTTAGCATTCATTCAATTCAATAAATTTTATTACCGTAAGGGTGCAGGAATTTTCACATCATTGTTTTGGTTCAGCCAGGGGAATGGCTGAATTATTTCCATCCATATTATTATAAAATAATCTATGATAACTGGCAATCATGCAAAAAATTATTGTGATTTTTTCATATTTTTTTGTAGGATTTTTGTGAGAATGTATGAGAAAATGAGACTGTTTTGTGGTATGACCAATACCAGTTAAAGTAATTAAGGCAAGTGGCGTTTTAAAACCTTATTGATAAAAATTATCCCGCTTTCAAAAGAAAGCGGGACCTTGTATCTTATATGACTCTCCAGGGATTTTCCTTTCCCTGTAATTCATATTGACAGCTTAAAATAGAATACTCCACCATATCGCTTACTGCTTCATCCGTATAAAAGGCTGTGTGAGGAGTGATAATTACATTTGGCATGGATTGCAGGATGGCCAGCTCCCGGTTAGAGAGCACTTTATATTTACAATCCTTATAGAAAATTCTTTTTTCATTCTCCAGCACATCTAAGGCTGCTGCACCAATTTTCCCTGCTTCAAGCCCTCCGATCAATGCCTTGGTATCAATCAGTGAGCCACGGGCAGCATTAATTAAAACTACTCCGTCCTTCATCGCTTCTATTTCCTTTTCTCCTATGAGGTGCTCTGTCTCTGAGGTGGCAGGCACATGAAGAGATATTACATCACTTTCCTGCAAAAGCTCATCTAAGGGAACAAAGGATACTAAGGAAGCGAGTTCTTCTTTGGGGTGGGGTGTATAGACCAGTATCTTACAGCCAAAGCCGCGAAGCCGGTGAATTACCGCCTCTCCAATTCTTCCAGCCCCAATAATACCAACGGTACAGGTGCGAAGCTCCCTCCCCCGTACATTGGCAAGAGAAAAATCCTGAACCAGCCCACGGGTCATAATTGTCTTCACTCTTCTAAGTGCCATCAGGATGAGCATTACTGTATACTCTGCCACACTGGCCTGGGTATAGTTTACAGTGGAAACAGGTATTTGAAGGGACTTGGCCGCTTCTATATCAATATGATCATAGCCTATGGTACGAGTGGATACATAGCGGATTCCACTTGCTTTCCATCTCTCAAGAATGCCTTTGGTAATGGATGAGGTAACTATACTGACAGCGTCACAGCCTTCTGTATTTCCTGCGTTCTCTAATGTGGGACTGTAAGGCAACGTATGCAGCTCCACCCCATACTTCTTAGCAAACGTTTGAAAAAATGCGGCTTCGTCCCCACGGACGTTATATGCTAATAGCTTCATGATTCGTCACTCCTTTTTTCATTCGAGAAACCATTCATCTTTTCCTTACTTTATCATATATCTGTCTAAAATTCCCTCAACCTGCGGCTTGCAATCTTCCAGCCAGTGATAGAATTCCTTCTTTGTCTTTATAAGGTCTAAACCAATCTCATATAAAAATTCAGGAAGGTTCTCCCTTGTAATGTCTCCGCAGTAATCAGCCAGCTTTGCTTCACCCACACCAAGCTTTCCTCCTAAATGCAATTCAAAGGCATCCTTTACTTCTCCCTGTACGTTCAGCTTTTTCCCGCAAAAGCCAATGACTCCGATTTCATGGGCACTACAGGAATTAGGGCAGCCTGAGATATGTATTTGAGGCAGGACATCCTCTGTAAAGTTCTTTTCCTTAAAATAGGCAATTACCTCTTTTAATGTTTCCTGACTTTCTAAAATCCCGATCTGACAGGTAGGTACGCCAATACAGGCAACAGATCTCTCCAAACGGGTCTCTCCACCAATATGCTTTGTAAGGTCTAAGACTTTTTCTGCTTCCGGTCCGTTTAAATTCCTGATATAAAAGCCTTCGCTCATTGCAAGTCTCATCTCGGCTTCCGGAATATCCTTTAATAATTCTATCATAAGCTTTAAATCATCTAGTGATAACTGGCCTCCAACTGGATGAACATAGACGCAGTATAATCCTTCCTGCTTTTGTTCTGTCAAACGACTGCTTTTAACGTCTGTTTTTACGCCTGCCTTGTTGTAATCCTTCTTGTCGATGGAAAGCGTAAGAACTTCCTTCTCTTTCACATCTTTTAAATGCTCTTTATAGCATTTCATAAATTCTTCTGCTCCCATTCGATCCACAATATATCTCATGCGAGCTTTATTTTTATTCTGATAATCTCCCTCACTCATGAAAATCCGTGTAGCTGCTTCCACATGGTATAATACATCTTCTGGCTGAATCAATTCTGGATATTCTAATCCAAGCTTTGAATTTCTTCCAAGTCCGCCTGCCACGTAAACCTTAAAATACTCCTTACCATCTTCTATTACAGCAACAAATCCCAAATCAACCGCCCCTGCATGTGACTCATCTTCTGCATTGTTTGAGAAGGATACCTTTAATTTTCTTGGAAGCTTGTAGGTATAAATCTTTTGCAGGAAATGGTCTCCCACAGCCAATGCGTAAGGAGATACATCAAATGCTTCTCCTTTTTCCACACCGGACAAGGGAGATATGGCGACGTTTCTTGGAAAGTTACCGCCGGAGCCTCTCGTATAGACTCCCCGCTTTATCCCCGCTTCCATAACCTCACAAACCTGATCTATATTAATTCCATGAAGCTGGATTGCCTGACGTGTTGTAAGATGGATATCCTTTCCCCCATATTTTGCAGCATAATCATAAATAAACTGGAGAGCATGAATCTCGGCTATCCCGGAATGGATTCGAAATCGAATCATACATTCCTTGCCATTTCTATGGGCGTATACTCCCATGCCGCCGGAGGCTCCTTTAAAATCCATCTTGCTTACTTCACCTGTCAGGAATTTATGACCTAATTCTCTAAAACCATCAATTTCACCCAATAATATTTCATCTAATGTCTTCACCATTCACCACTCCTTATACTGATTGCATGATATCCTTGTATATAGTATACTGTGTTTAAACCAATAAGTATAATATTTATTTTTTATTATACCCATTAATATTTCTAATGCATTATGTCCAATCATTGAGAAAAATAAGAGGTAACTATTTTGATAGAAGAATTAAAAACCTTTCTTGCTGTTGTTGATAAAAAAAGCTTTACCAAAGCTGCCGCTGCAATCAATATATCTCAGCCCAGCGTAAGCCTTCATATCTCTAACCTGGAAAAATACTTTCAAACAAAACTCATTGAACGCTCTAATAAACAAAGAAGTATTTTTATCACTGCCCAGGGGG
It encodes the following:
- a CDS encoding response regulator transcription factor; the protein is MKKNRTILIVDDEEKIVEVLQAYLEKAGYDILCAYDGANAMELFRNHDVSLVILDLMLPDIMGEQICQMIRMNSRVPIIMVSAKTEEQDLIKGLNVGADDYIFKPFSPRTVVAKIEAVLRRVESDQLTGVPLFFRQGELVIDFENRNVKIRGREAGLTPTEYKIFITLAKAPNRTFTREQLITFALDDNFDGYDRSIDTYIKSIRTKIEDNRKKPVYIITVHGMGYKFAGAEL
- a CDS encoding D-isomer specific 2-hydroxyacid dehydrogenase family protein, encoding MKLLAYNVRGDEAAFFQTFAKKYGVELHTLPYSPTLENAGNTEGCDAVSIVTSSITKGILERWKASGIRYVSTRTIGYDHIDIEAAKSLQIPVSTVNYTQASVAEYTVMLILMALRRVKTIMTRGLVQDFSLANVRGRELRTCTVGIIGAGRIGEAVIHRLRGFGCKILVYTPHPKEELASLVSFVPLDELLQESDVISLHVPATSETEHLIGEKEIEAMKDGVVLINAARGSLIDTKALIGGLEAGKIGAAALDVLENEKRIFYKDCKYKVLSNRELAILQSMPNVIITPHTAFYTDEAVSDMVEYSILSCQYELQGKENPWRVI
- a CDS encoding alpha/beta hydrolase fold domain-containing protein, translating into MRSLQSMVVEGLIKIIMRQADPTTYMEKRRKENASPYVLPVNSQKKYRIKKLSSYSLDTYMLKSASNPDKRQILFLPGGGYIEQPLLWHWRFLYQLSQKLNGTITVPIYPKAPNHQYKESFDKVLPIYKDLLTKTSPENIVIMGDSAGGGFALAFCQLLLKEGISQPGNIILLSPWLDIALRNPQIAPMIKMEPMLNLKLLRMAGKAYAGDTDTSDYLLSPINGPINGLGKISLFIGTHEFFLPDARKFKMLAKKQNVSINYFEYPKMNHVFPVLPIPEARLAMKQIINIIEGNQIT
- a CDS encoding FAD-dependent oxidoreductase — protein: MSELRPKIVKLAKMVGGIAGVMNKIDENSPEYYSLNCVVTDDMADIAMIIGLRKPRTFEYIAKRSGKSKKETKSLLEQLAITGVAKVWKDKEDHKERFFVNIFAPGMLEMMVNNREQLNKHPEIGKAFEEYTRLRLAPMAAKFPQGMAMMRVIPVEEAIKDIPGTKPWERLSYYLDKYDTFSVSDCSCRQSRRVMNEGCGHLEQEICIQMGEGAEYYIKTGRGRKISREEAKELIQFAENNGLMHEMPHTDGLGESAAICNCCGCSCFSLRLATLFNTPDAIRSNFTAKIKKENCVACGQCVEHCPVNALKLGQKLCSKTPITIKAEPTARDHIWKESNWNVDYRENREDVTEEGTSPCKTACPAHISVQGYIKLAAHGRYQEALELIKKENPFPAVCGRICPHGCESECTRGDIDEPVSIDEIKKFIADKELDGSIRYIPPMRYHLGNKIAVVGSGPSGLSCAYYLAIDGYQVTVFEKEGKLGGMLSLGIPAFRLEKDVLHAEIDVLKEMGVSFQTGIEVGKDVTLQELRKEGYEAFYLAIGAQGGRSLSIEGEEALGVISGVDFLRDVNLGRKAELSGHVVVIGGGNVAMDVARTGVRQGADFLDLYCLESPGEMPALPEEIEEAKEDNVIFHNGWGPKRILTEDGKVSGIEFKRCLRVFDENKHFSPQYDEDDTLTVKADAVLISIGQSIAWGGLLIDSKVGFHKGGTAKADNLTLQTLEPDVFVGGDCFTGPKYAIHAIAAGKEAAISIHRYVQPGQSLVFGRDRREFHAFDKNNVAIGLQDFDMTPRQRAGHSSEKKGSFQDERMTFTEEQLKRETERCLGCGAVEIDPYMCLGCGMCTTKCKFDAIHLERTYDTIPNTYEKLPVKIAANAIVRTGKIAKATLKESVGSRG
- a CDS encoding hydrogenase maturation nickel metallochaperone HypA; this encodes MHELGVLNSMVHTIERIVKEQNVTEVHKLVIEVGELSGIVPRYLEKSWPAASYKTFMEKTELELIVIPGIVKCKNCNRVFNAVYNDLNCPDCNGRDMEILEGDDMVIKEIVCN
- a CDS encoding VanW family protein — its product is MRHKGDRERNHIRKQDKMGKRKFWAGRRFAKQAVIFVVIFIGLAIFVRASVSKNKRKTDILVTNTIEQSIETMMETDTETESLNEIKVDGVSITGLNKKEARETLLEYYSWNIRLKYKEQSLELKNPFPGMIDELLEEIYSKNEDGEYTLDLADAKERVRSQVKDAAAKWNKNPVNAQLTGRDKDNNKWIYSDGENGIKIDEDKTADKIMSRVNQKKFNEEVEAEAVKQPPDLTASQVKEKYQVIGTFETVATNNENRNNNIKLAVNALDGLVIYPGEAFSFNETTGNRTVERGYKPAGAYRNGEFVEEPGGGVCQVSSTLYNAIILAGIKTTERHPHSFEPSYVIPGEDAMVSYDGYSGPDLRFVNNSKTSMAIRAVFKDKKITISIVAIPILEQGITISMRSEKVKEYDPPESKYEEDQTLKLDQEVVVTPGVKGSTWKTYLITSKDGAVLTEVYFHSSTYKGKPGVVKRNTSGVVKPLETKKAEKETTETKQEVETTTNPPFIEQETAPDMEKGGTETTEGSVTSAGPGV
- a CDS encoding phosphatase PAP2 family protein; amino-acid sequence: MVEFITKIDWTVLYWIRDTFHCPALDFLMPKITWLGNSGFIWLLTAFVLLCTMRYRTYGITLLVGLMAGLLIGNLLLKNLIGRSRPNWIEDTITLLITNPTDYSFPSGHTLSSAISATILTMSNRKFGYIAIPLACLIAFSRLYLFVHFPSDVLGAALMGSLIGALVFIGIRRMMDKKYSMKS
- a CDS encoding sensor histidine kinase; this encodes MKLTLKNTLIVSYSAIALLIIFALSILFNLTADDIFEQYARKQQRNQMEQIKTQIDQLYNSKTEMYEKEGIEIIGYAALQNGMIIHVQSTNKQIDWDAKSHRAEECNIVLRHAENTMQRKYPNFNGSYLEETFTLKQKDKVTGTLKIGYYGPYSLNDQELSLMKDLNSSLLFIGGAAIFLVIVLGFLIAWIVTKPITSVICLAQKIAGGEYGAQTKTRSPVVETNKLIDSINEMSKALEMEEKQKRQITTDVAHELRTPLTNLQSHMEAMIDGVWEATESRLESCHGEILRLVKIVDQLKELYDLENRNQILDQTMFEFEEMNQAVFRDFELKAKEKEINLLQIVPEKSPVYADYNRFKQCMVNLISNALAYTPRGGTITVEYKNNGKQIRVLVYDTGIGFPNTDLPYLFDRFYRVDKSRSKKTGGMGIGLSITKAIVEKHGGKITAENGPDKGAVFTIILPLK